In Strigops habroptila isolate Jane chromosome 2, bStrHab1.2.pri, whole genome shotgun sequence, one genomic interval encodes:
- the MMP7 gene encoding matrilysin, whose translation MQYVLLCAAILLPESLAFPAQLKPESQSDTDFDNVKAYLDKFFPLLTKTQNQSLEDRIKEMQRFFHLTVTGKLNAETEETIKQPRCGIPDIADYRTFPGSPRWNKRHLTYKIVNYTPDLPQKKVDDAIRRAFMVWSDVTPLQFQRVFNKQADIVIGFARQAHGDGYPFDGRGNTLAHAFAPGEGLGGDAHFDDDEMWSESNQEVNLFLVAAHEFGHSLGLAHSNVREALMYPIYSYVNPATFRLSEDDRRGIQKLYGKKSSNS comes from the exons ATGCAATACGTCCTACTGTGTGCTGCCATCCTCCTACCTGAGAGTCTTGCTTTTCCAGCACAACTTAAACCAGAATCACAGAGCGACACAGACTTTGATAATGTAAAG gcaTATCTTGATAAATTCTTTCCACTTCtcacaaaaacacaaaaccaaagttTAGAAGACAgaattaaagaaatgcagaggtTTTTCCACCTGACTGtaactggaaaattaaatgcagaaacagaagaaacaattaAACAGCCCAGATGTGGAATCCCTGATATAGCGGATTACAGAACATTTCCTGGAAGCCCAAGATGGAACAAGAGGCATTTGACTTACAA GATTGTCAATTATACACCTGATCTACCCCAAAAGAAAGTGGATGATGCAATTAGAAGGGCTTTCATGGTATGGAGTGATGTGACTCCACTGCAGTTCCAAAGAGTATTCAACAAACAAGCGGATATTGTGATTGGATTTGCACGTCAAG cGCACGGTGATGGATATCCTTTTGATGGAAGAGGTAACACACTAGCTCACGCTTTTgcacctggagaagggcttggtGGAGATGCTCATTTTGATGATGATGAAATGTGGTCAGAGTCCAATCAAG aagttaATTTGTTCCTTGTTGCTGCTCATGAATTTGGCCATTCTTTGGGACTTGCTCATTCAAATGTCCGTGAAGCTCTGATGTACCCTATCTACTCATATGTGAACCCAGCAACCTTCAGGCTTTCAGAGGACGATAGACGAGGGATTCAGAAGTTATACG GGAAAAAGTCATCAAACTCTtga